The genome window TCTAGGGTCCTTGGGgctgggagggcttcctggaagggaAAGGCTTTTAGCTGCACTTAAGAGCCAGCCGGAGGCTGCTttgggagggaaggtggggagcGGGGTGGGTGTCTGAGCAGAAACAGGGCTCCCAGGTAAACCCACCAGGAAAAGCAAGCTTTGGGCTCTTGCAGCTTTATTGAGGGGCCAGAGTCTCCTCCAGACCCCTGATGCTTAACCTTCAAAACACTTTTTAAGCTCAGCAACCCTGGGCCGGCTCCTGGCCTGGAGCCCCCGCCAGTTCCCAGCAGGAGGATCAGGGGACCTGGGCGCTCCCGGCTCCTCGTGGGGCTGGAGGTGCGTGCGCTCTGGGAGCAGGACTTCCGAAGGCTGGGCTCTGGGGTTCTCTGGGGAACCGGGATCCGAGAAAGAATCAAGGACTTGGGATGTCCAGGTAATATCCGAGTTGGGCTTTGTGGGGGTCAGAAGTGGGGGGCTTTCTCGAGGGCTGGGTGCTGtggagagctgggagcagggACTCTCCTGGGCTGTGGGATCCTGGGTTGCCtcgtggggaggggagaggcgtAGAGGCTGGGGATCTGTGAGAGAGGAGCTGGGGTCCCCTTTGCTGCTTGGGTCTGCAGAAGCTGTCGAAGACTGGGACGGAGAAATGATTTCTGGGCTGGCCTCTGAGGGCAGCTGGGAAGTGGGGTGCTCCGAGGCGCTCGTGGCATCTGAAGGCTGGGGGGTGTGCAGAGGCGGCAGGCCGACAGAAAGGGACAGGGGCTGGGGCCCTGGTGGTTTCTCGTCATCCGCTTGCCATCTCCATCTCCCTGGTATGTCGggctgggtggggatggggagatgggCACGTTGCTGGCCTTTAAATGAAGGAGGGGCCGGCAGGTTGGATGAGCAaatgggggagggctggggggggCTCTCACCAGGCTGTGGCAGCAGTCCAAACTCTGGCTTGGCCGCAGGCTGCTGTTCCGGGTGGCCGTCACGCTCAGACTATCCAGAATCTCGCTCAGCAAATCCAGTTCTTCTCCGGACCCAAGGAAGCTGCCATCCAGAGCTTCCTCTGCCAACGGTCCCTGGGCATCCTcggggctcagagagggtgtCCTGGGTGAGGATGGGCAGCCTCAGATATCTGCCCCAGACCAGCTGCTCTGAAGGGTCTGGAGTTTTGGGGCCCACTTCCCCAGGAGTCCCGGCCCCCCACTTCCAACAttgctccctccctctgccttggAGTCTTACTCCTCCCCCAGGGACTCAGAAGGTCTCTCTTCCCGCTGGAGTCTCCTGCTGGGGCGAAGGGGCCGGTTCTGCAAAGGATAGATTTGGGGGCTGGGGCCTCAGGAGCTACAGAATCAGGGGGTTCTGTGAAGGGGGGAGTGGGCGCCCCATTTTGGGGGTAGTCGAGATGTCTGGCTGGAGACGGGATGGGAGAAGGGCTTGATGATAAGTCCAGGTACATGCGTGGGCACGGGGGCGGGGCTCTTACCTGTCCAAAGTGCTGGGTGATAGGCAAGCGCTGCTGCAGGCAATCTGAGCGGCTGGTGAGGGAAGGGGCCCTCAGGGAGCCCCCCCTCTGCAGGCCAGAGTCCCCATCCTAGGAAGAGGGTGGGTGAGCCAGGAGCCCCTCCCCCCGCTGCCCCGCGGCGTTGGCTACCGGCTTTACCTTGTACGTCAGAAGGCTCTGCACACCCTTCAAGCCACTCTTCGCCTACGGAGGAGCCGAAAGAGACTGAGAATCCGGAGCGATCTGACCCTGGACATTTGAGAGCTCAGCCCTCCATCCGCGAAGACACTTTTGTCTTGCCATCTGCTCATGTGTGTCTCAAAATATATTCAGGTTCCCCCGGTACCCCCTAAGAAGTCAATACCAACTTGCCCCTTTGACTAACACAGAAGGAATGTCACTGGAGGAGATAACCCCCAAATGAAACAGGGAATGGCAAAGCCAGAACGTCGTAAAAGTGAGTCAGTGTTCAAAAGCCAAGCAAAGAATAAAATCCAGCAGACGATTGCGAGCTGTGGAAGTTGGTCCCAGGAAAATCTGGGGCCTGGGAGAAAAACCAACCACAAGGGCAGAAGCTGGGATTGTGGTGTCTCAGGACAAAAGATGTTTGCCAAAGAAGCTTGGTTgtcatttttaaataggaaagacCTGATGcgacaaaaatgaatgaacacagtcaatggaaaataaaagtagGAAACATGGTAAATGATTTAACTGCTGGTTTAGTTCTGATAAATTGTGTGTGCTCTAAACGTGGGGTTAAACCGTCCTCTGCCTTTGTCACCCTGGTAAGTGGCCTGTCCAGCCCAGCCTCACCGAGCGGTACATGTTTCTGACGGCTGGTTGGGTCTTGGCCTTGACGGAATGCAGGAGGGCACCACCACCTTTCTGGGGAGAGAAAGCCGAGGAAGAGAGGCTTGGGCACGTGGGGTTATCCCAGACCCCACCTGCCCACCCGGGCTGTGTGTCACTGGAgaatcccctctccctctctgagtCTTGATTTCTTCACCTCTATCTATAAATGAGCATAGTAGGGACGGTGGTAGGTTTGATTTAATCCCACAATAAACACTAAAGTGTTCGGTGTTACTACCTTTAGGTTGTCTGCCCAGAGCTGGTAGGAGCGAAGGGTccctggagagaggagagaggagagagcattGCCAGGGTGGGCAGGCTCAGACTGGgccacaggtgtgtgtgtgtggggggtgccAGGTGCAGAGCTCACCTGAGGAAGCCCCGCTACAGGTGATCTCCTGCTCAAAGAGGTCTGAGAAGCCTTCTCCCCTGTTCAGCTTCTCCAGTCGGCCTTCGATGAACTGGGGGTGGGGCAAAGGGTCAGAGAATCAGGCTACCCCAAACATCTGAATGCGAGGACTGGGGATCCGCTCGCCCTCAAGACGTAGAAGCCATCCCCGGCCCCTCCAGAAACCCAACCTTAGGTCCCAGGAGTCTGGAGCCCACCTCAGGAAGCCAGAGGTCCACCGTCTCCCCGCCCGTTCCCACCCCAAGTCAAGATCTGTCTTCAGGGACCAGACCCTGCTCCTCTCAGGGTCGGAGGAGTAGGACTCTGCCACTCCAGACAGGGCCCCCTCctctcagtgaccttggaggagGTCGACCCCACCTCCAGGGACCCTGGAAGCCAGCCCGCACTGAAGGACCCTGAAGTTCATCCCACGTTCTTCCAAGAACCCAGGAGTCCGGTTCCACCTCCCCCATTACGTCCCTAGAATCCAAGAGtccagcctcctctccctccaccctcgaCCCAGGAGGTTCCCGCCTTAGGGACTCAATAATTTCGTTCCATCCCAACCTCCTCATGGACCTAGAGGTAGATCTTATCCCTGGGAACTCAGGTCAGGGGCTCCCATTTTTATGGACCCAAGAGTTCAGTCCTGTCTCTCCCACCCCGGAGACCCTGGAGTAGGGGATCCGGCCGGGCCAACTCTCGCCCCGCCCACTGGGTCCAGGCGTCCGCCCCTCCAGCCCCGGCTTCGGCCTCCGGGATCCGGGCGTCTGCGCCCCTAGCGTCGCCCCTccggccccagccccgccctccagATTCTGGCGCACCTGTTTGAACAGCTGCAGGTGCACAGCCCGCCGGTGGAAGGCCTGCAGCGGCGCCCCGGGTTTCTGGGCCAGGAAGGCTTCTTCACTGAAGGTTACAGGCTGGCCCTGGAAGAAGGACTCGGATTCTAAGCTCCCCGCGGCTCTCCAGGATCCCTTATTCTGCTTCCCATATTCTACCTTACATCTGTGTAGCAAACATTGATGGAGCGCCTCTGTGTGCCTGATGTCGTGCAGGGCCTCGTGGGCTGCAGGGAGGACTTGGGCTTTTACCCCGAGGGAGGTGGGAGCCCTGGGAAGGcggtgggcagaggagggggcggggcctgacTCAGACGCTCCCAGGTGACCTCTGGCGGCTGCACGGAGGTCAGACTGCGGAGCGCGGAGGGTGGGAGCCCGCGAGAGGGGACTCATGGTGACGGGCGAGCGCGCTGATCCAGGCAAACAACAATGGGGATCAGGCCGTGGGGGAGACAGAGGAGGGGGAGAAATGGACAGCTTCCGGCTGTGTTCGGGGCAGAGTCGAAAGCAACATCAGATTCTCAGATAATAGAACTCCCTGACCATGTTTTTATAGAATAGTTGTGAAAaactggggaggaggggatgtCAAGGTTGAAAGTCAGCAGATCCGAGTCCTGGCTTCAACACTCACCCGCTGTGGGGCTtccaagccttggtttcctcataggTAGAATGGGACCACAAGAGTATCCGTCTCATAATACTGTTGTGAGCATTAAGCGAAATAATAATCGCAGCGGTAAAACCTATCATTTATCCATTGTGATGTGCCAGGCAGTAACCGAGCATTTTGCTTATGTCCATTTACAGACTCACGCGACCCTTTTGGGTGGGTACTGTTgggatcccattttacagatgagcaaacagaggcacagagtaagcactccaTAAACGCTAGGTATTCTTATTCTGAATCCTTCAGGGACCCACGGGGTCTCTCCCTCTGCGTCCCCGAAGCTCACCGGGCCGCAGACTAGCGCATCGCGGTACCCCCCGAAGAGCAGGGCCTGGGCTTTGAGGAAGAGACGGGACACCCCTTCTCCGGGGGCCAGCGCGACCTTCCTTAGCCGCAGCCTCAGCAGAGACACCTGGAGGACAAGAGGGCAGCGCTGAGCAGGCGGGTGCGGAGCCTCGTCTCCCGGATGCGGCAGGAGGGTGGAAGGGGGTGTCACTGACCACTTCTGGGGGCAGTGCCTGCACGTCGTCGAAGGGCGTCTCCAAGGTATTGGAGTCCACGTTCATCATCACGACGTCCTCCAGCGCTTTCTCCCGCACTCTCTGTGTTAGGGAGTTGGAGTGGCGATGGCCGCTCAGAGCCCGAGGATCCCCGACAGGGGAGGATACCTGGGGGTGCAGGGGGCCACTCCACCCAACCCTGCCATCCAGGTCCGTTCCCACTTACCTCGGCGAGACTGGCGTGCACTCCGATGAGGTAGGGCATGGGCGCGCTGCGGAAGACCGAGGGGGCCGGTCATGCAGGCGCCGCCCCCGGGTGCCCAGGACCCTAGGCCTCTTCCCGAAGCCCtgcccctctccagcccctgcccctcaccAGCAGTAGTCCAGCAGATGCGGCGGCAGCGTGGGGATCAGCACGTGCTCCCAGCGCATGGGGTACAGGAGAGCGCAGGACGCGTGGACACATGAAGTCAGCTGGGGACGGGTGGGGGACCGTGGAGTCAGGGCCTGGACCCCGAGCTTCAAGGACCCTCTCTGGACGGTGGCTCTCCCGGCTTCATATCCCGTGTCCCCAGTCTCGtgtctccctccacctcccttccccacccgctACTGGGTAAGAGGTGAAAACTCAAACCCCTTTCTTGTGAAGGCCAAGAATTCCGCAAATTACAGTGCTTGGAACTGGTGGTGCCAGGACTCAGCACGTGCTAGTCCCTCTCTCTAGGGGTGGAAGCTAATATTCAACCCTCCAGAATCTCTCTCCTTAGGGGTAGGACAGAGACTCAGCCCACTGACCCCACCCCTAGAGAGGCGGAGCTAGAATTCagtccccccccctcccccaagtctCACCCCTAGGGATAGAGGCTGAATGCTAGCTCCACACCTACCCCGTCCTTCTCCCTTAGGGGCGGAGCTAGAATTTAGCCCTCTCTGATCTCACCCTCCAGAGGGGCGGAGCCAGTCTTGTTCTGGCCCATAGTGGGTGGAGCCTGGACTCAGCGCTCCTGAAGCCGGGGGAGGGGGTACAGCGCAGCCAGCTCTGATTTCCCCCATaaaggtggagccaggattcaactcAACCCTGACCTTCAAAGGGGCTGAGCCAGGACTTTGCCCTCGGGTCTCGCCCAGTGGGGTTAGAGCTAGGAATCCGTCCCGATGGTCCCGCCCCCAGGGGCCAAGCCAGGCCTCGGCCCCTCCCCGGCCCGGCGGTCCCGCCTCACGGTGCTCAGCTTTCTGGAGGTGAGCAGGACCCTTCGCTCTGCCAGGAGCGCAGCGAATAGCCCCACGATGTTGTCGTCGGTCACCGCCACCACCAGCTCCGTTAGGTTCCTCTGAAGAACGGAGAGGAACGCTGGGCGCGAGGGGCCACAGGATCTGAGAGCCCTCTCCGGGTTTCCGGacctcttcccccctcccagaGCGCCCTCTCAGGTCTCCACTCACGTTCTCAGGAATGGATGGCAGGCGGCCGGAGTCGGGGGCCACGAAGCAGGAAAGCTGGCGGGGGATTAATAGGGGGACTGATCAGTCAAGGGGTTAGCCTCACGTGGGTGCCCGACCTTCCAGCGTCTCCAGCTCTGCTCACCGGCATGCTCTTCCCGGGGCCAGGGGACGGGATGCCTTGCGCACTGGAGATCATCACTCCGCTGCCCTGGGGGAGATGTGGTGTGTGGTCCTCAGGGCCGGGGTGCAGCCTCTCCAGCCACCTGAAGTCCAACGCCCAGGGGGGAGGGGGTACTCACCAGCTCCAGCCCCACTGAGTCCTGGGTCCCGGGAAGGGGCTGCTGCAGCAGATGTAGAAGAAGTTCGTTGACCTCTGAGACCTGGGTAGGGGTGGGATGCCTGAGCCAGAATGCGGGTTGGGGACTCTGAGGGTCTTGACTCAGGCTGGGTGGTCTGGAGCCAAAGGGGCTCGGTCAGGCCTGGGAATTCAGAGCCAGGCTGGGGCCTTGGTGGGAGTGGGACGGGGAATGACGGGGAGAGCTGGTCTCACTTGATCCTGTGCCAGGAGGTCCCCAACTGTGTTCAGCAGTTTGTAGAACACTTCAAACCAAGGCAGGTGGCTGCGGAGAGTGGACACAGTTTTCATGCAGTGCCTGTAGGCAGAGGCCCTTCCCCCGGCGCAGACCCCCATATCCCACACCTGAGGATGCAGAGACAGCTGTGGGCACCAGCCCGGAGGCGGGAGAAGCCAAATCTGCGGGTGCCGGTCAGGTCCGTGAGGGCAAAGGTGAAATGCTGTACGGCGGTGCTGGGGGGCTCTCTGGGGGCAGGAAAAGCTCTCAGAGACCTGGGCATCCCACCTCCGTGAACCCCCCTCCCCTTCATGCCCCTGACAGTGCTCCTAGTATTGCGTCCACCAGTCTGGGGCCCTGGGTGTATAGGTCCCTAGTTGTCAGTGTCTTCGGTTCTCTGAGGCCCTGGGTCCCTGAGACCCTGGGTAAATGCGTCCCTTTGTGTATAGGTCGCTATTTGTCAGGGTCCCCCGGTTTCTGAGTCCCTGGGTCTCTGAATCTCAGGGGCCCTGGGTATATGGCCTCTGTTGTCTGAGTCTCTGGGTGTTGGAATCCTGGGGGTCCGTGAGAGGTCTGGGTCCCTGGGTCCTTGGGTGTCTGCTTCCTTCCATACCTTTCCACATCAAAGGGGAAGCAGAATTTGGGCACCATCTGCATAGCCTCCTGGGGGTGGAGAGAAGCACACACTGCTTGGCCACTCAGGTTGGGCTCCACCCCTAAGCTCCCAGTGGTCTGAGACATAgggtcccctcccccagggggACAGGCCCTGGCCCCTGGGGAGCAAGGAGCCAGCCTGCATACCTGGTCCCGGAAGTCTGGGGGGAACTGCCGCAGGATGGGGGGATCTGCACAGAGAGCAGGCTTCTAAGTTCAGGGTCCCGGGCCCACCCTCCATCTCGACCCCCATCCCCAATGATGCCCCTGACTCACCCTCTTGCAGGGAGGGAGGGTAGGCCGCTTCGAAGAACCAGTCAAACAGGGCAGGGAGACCCCTTCTGCAGGGCAGGAAAGGGTTCAGTGTGTCCAGGGatttgcttctgtgtgtgtgtctgcacctgtgtgtgattgtgtatgtgtgtgtgtgtgtgtctgcaattCTATTCTGTGTCTGCCTGAAAGGATGAGACTGTCCAGGGCATGTCAGGTAGGACTGTGCATATGTGTGGCTGAGCCAGTGTGAGGCTGAATGACATCCCCATTGTCTTGGGTGGCCCTGAGGGTCCCTGGGTATATGTGCGAGGCCCTGCCCAAGCGTCTCTGTGTACGCGACTTCATGGGGCCCTGGAGCCCTCAGAGTTTTTATCAGAAGAAAGAGGGCAGCGTGCCCTGGTCCTTCCGGGAACCCTGCAATCTCTGCCTTCCTGCCCTGGCCCCCAACCCTCTATCCATCTTGCAGAGGATGTCGGGACTTGGGttcagggagagagacagaggaagagaacagGGAGTGAGTGCACACACATTGTCCCTGAGATTGGGACCCCCCTCACACTGAGCTTCATCCTCACGCTGACACAAGTCCCACACGATCAATCACTCCTGCACATGGACACACGGAGCACGCCCCTCCCCCCCGCTGACCCCGGAAGCCAGGCTCCCCATCCCTGAGATacatcaaaaggcacaggctcaggagttacAAACTTAGTCATACAGAGCCAGCggagagcaggggagagagagagagagaaagagagagagagagagagattggaaggTCCCAGAGTGGCCCGAGTGTGCCTGAGAGCAGGGTCCATACTGTAGGCCAGCTGAGTGTCCTCCCCTAATTCCAGCCACCTGCCCCTGTGGCTCGCGGTCCCTCCCGGGCCTGCCCCAGCCTCGTTCTCCTtggccccagcccaggcccgGTCTGGGAATCTTGGTTCAGAAGATGGGAGAGGGGGCAGCTCTTACTCAGCTGTGGATCCCATGGTCCCTGCAGGGCTGGCCCGGCGGGGCCCTTTCCTCAGGGGCGCTGGGGGGGGGCCTGTGCTTTCTCAAGGCTGGGCCCTGAGCCGGCTCAGCTTCCTGTGTGGCTGAGAGAGGAAGTTTAACGGGTGACGTCCCCGGAGGAaggcccctgcccccacccactgTGAGAGACCCAGGCGTCCCGCCTTCTAGACTTCTACAGGATGGGTGGGCAAGAGGTGTGCAAGCTCAGAGGCCAGACCCCCAGGCCCATCCTGCCAGGAGGGTTGCATCTGGTTTCTGCCATCACACCCAAGCCTTCCCTTCTCCGTGGCAGCCAAGGACTCACAGTTTGCCTAAAATGCTTCCTCTTCCCTCAACTCTTTTTCCTTTGATCCCTCTGCGCTGGTCATTCCCCCCAGTACCACCAGAGGGAGCCAGGCTGAAGAGTGGACGCGGAGGCACGAGGAAGGTAGACAGACAGCagacagaacacaggcacagacAAACAGACAGCACACACAGGGCTAGGGAGTGACCAACACAAACAGGCCAGAACAGTCACAGACAGCGGACAGACACGGAGACCTACCAAGTTATACAGGCAGCACAAAGTCACAGACACAAACCAACAAGTACAGCGGGACAGCACACGCATAAAGAAGTCCTTGTCCATCCAGATGATAGGTGCAGGGAGATAACACACAGGCACAGAGACAGCAGATACACTTGCAGGGACCACGGCTGTCAATGCAAACGGAATAACAGAGAAGCAGACCCAGACAACAGACAGAGACGCATAGAGCACAGACGTAGAGCAGTAACAAAGGGACAGACGCAGTCAGGGCCCAGCCACAAGTCAGATTCACGGCCAGACATAGTCACAACACAGAGAGAGGTACACAGCCAGACAAATCCAAGCAGTGTTGCAGACCTAGAAACAGACAGACAGCCAGGCAGACAGATGTCATGTTGAAAAACAAAGATACGTAGACACACTCACAGGCACAAAGGCGGGACGCAACACAGGTACTCACGGTCCTGGACCTACACGTAAAATCCCACAGACAGACTCAGAGAGTCAAAATACAGAGGAATCTGCAAGCCTCCTCGGGCTCCTGCAAGGTACTGAGAATATCTGTGCGGATACAGGCATGCATCTGCATGAGTCCACATGTGGCCTGCCACATCCTGGGGTATCTGGGGGTGAACGCCGTGTCTGTGTGCCTAGgaatttgtgtctaggtattgaGAATATCTGTGCGGATATAGGCATGCATCTGCATGAGTCCACATGTGGCCTGCCACGTCCTGGGGTATCTGGGGGTGAACGTCGTGTCTGTGTGCCTAGGAATTTGTGTCTAGTCCATCAGGCTGAGTGAAGATGTGGATGACTGGGGATTCTCATTCTGTGCATGTCCACATGACTGTGGGTGCGAGGGCATTTTCATgctgaggaggaagaggtgaGCAGATGCACCAgcatgtgaacacacacacacacacacacctccaaaCCCTCCAGCCAAGACATAGGTGCACGAGGCTGAACACAGCTCGGTGCCCCCTTTCTCTCCAAGGGGAGCTGGAT of Delphinus delphis chromosome 3, mDelDel1.2, whole genome shotgun sequence contains these proteins:
- the DENND1C gene encoding DENN domain-containing protein 1C isoform X2 — its product is MISSAQGIPSPGPGKSMPLSCFVAPDSGRLPSIPENRNLTELVVAVTDDNIVGLFAALLAERRVLLTSRKLSTLTSCVHASCALLYPMRWEHVLIPTLPPHLLDYCCAPMPYLIGVHASLAERVREKALEDVVMMNVDSNTLETPFDDVQALPPEVVSLLRLRLRKVALAPGEGVSRLFLKAQALLFGGYRDALVCGPGQPVTFSEEAFLAQKPGAPLQAFHRRAVHLQLFKQFIEGRLEKLNRGEGFSDLFEQEITCSGASSGTLRSYQLWADNLKKGGGALLHSVKAKTQPAVRNMYRSAKSGLKGVQSLLTYKDGDSGLQRGGSLRAPSLTSRSDCLQQRLPITQHFGQNRPLRPSRRLQREERPSESLGEETPSLSPEDAQGPLAEEALDGSFLGSGEELDLLSEILDSLSVTATRNSSLRPSQSLDCCHSLPDIPGRWRWQADDEKPPGPQPLSLSVGLPPLHTPQPSDATSASEHPTSQLPSEASPEIISPSQSSTASADPSSKGDPSSSLTDPQPLRLSPPHEATQDPTAQESPCSQLSTAPSPRESPPLLTPTKPNSDITWTSQVLDSFSDPGSPENPRAQPSEVLLPERTHLQPHEEPGAPRSPDPPAGNWRGLQARSRPRVAELKKCFEG
- the DENND1C gene encoding DENN domain-containing protein 1C isoform X1, with translation MGSTAERGLPALFDWFFEAAYPPSLQEDPPILRQFPPDFRDQEAMQMVPKFCFPFDVEREPPSTAVQHFTFALTDLTGTRRFGFSRLRAGAHSCLCILSHLPWFEVFYKLLNTVGDLLAQDQVSEVNELLLHLLQQPLPGTQDSVGLELGSGVMISSAQGIPSPGPGKSMPLSCFVAPDSGRLPSIPENRNLTELVVAVTDDNIVGLFAALLAERRVLLTSRKLSTLTSCVHASCALLYPMRWEHVLIPTLPPHLLDYCCAPMPYLIGVHASLAERVREKALEDVVMMNVDSNTLETPFDDVQALPPEVVSLLRLRLRKVALAPGEGVSRLFLKAQALLFGGYRDALVCGPGQPVTFSEEAFLAQKPGAPLQAFHRRAVHLQLFKQFIEGRLEKLNRGEGFSDLFEQEITCSGASSGTLRSYQLWADNLKKGGGALLHSVKAKTQPAVRNMYRSAKSGLKGVQSLLTYKDGDSGLQRGGSLRAPSLTSRSDCLQQRLPITQHFGQNRPLRPSRRLQREERPSESLGEETPSLSPEDAQGPLAEEALDGSFLGSGEELDLLSEILDSLSVTATRNSSLRPSQSLDCCHSLPDIPGRWRWQADDEKPPGPQPLSLSVGLPPLHTPQPSDATSASEHPTSQLPSEASPEIISPSQSSTASADPSSKGDPSSSLTDPQPLRLSPPHEATQDPTAQESPCSQLSTAPSPRESPPLLTPTKPNSDITWTSQVLDSFSDPGSPENPRAQPSEVLLPERTHLQPHEEPGAPRSPDPPAGNWRGLQARSRPRVAELKKCFEG
- the DENND1C gene encoding DENN domain-containing protein 1C isoform X3 is translated as MGSTAERGLPALFDWFFEAAYPPSLQEDPPILRQFPPDFRDQEAMQMVPKFCFPFDVEREPPSTAVQHFTFALTDLTGTRRFGFSRLRAGAHSCLCILSHLPWFEVFYKLLNTVGDLLAQDQVSEVNELLLHLLQQPLPGTQDSVGLELGSGVMISSAQGIPSPGPGKSMPLSCFVAPDSGRLPSIPENRNLTELVVAVTDDNIVGLFAALLAERRVLLTSRKLSTLTSCVHASCALLYPMRWEHVLIPTLPPHLLDYCCAPMPYLIGVHASLAERVREKALEDVVMMNVDSNTLETPFDDVQALPPEVVSLLRLRLRKVALAPGEGVSRLFLKAQALLFGGYRDALVCGPGQPVTFSEEAFLAQKPGAPLQAFHRRAVHLQLFKQFIEGRLEKLNRGEGFSDLFEQEITCSGASSERWWCPPAFRQGQDPTSRQKHVPLGEEWLEGCAEPSDVQGWGLWPAEGGLPEGPFPHQPLRLPAAALAYHPALWTEPAPSPQQETPAGRETF